In Trichocoleus desertorum NBK24, the following are encoded in one genomic region:
- the acpP gene encoding acyl carrier protein, which produces MNQEEIFAKVQKIVSEQLGVEASEVKPAASFANDLGADSLDTVELVMALEEEFDIEIPDEAAEEIATVQNAVDYISNKAAA; this is translated from the coding sequence ATGAATCAAGAAGAAATTTTTGCTAAAGTTCAAAAAATTGTTTCCGAGCAATTAGGGGTTGAAGCGAGTGAAGTTAAGCCAGCAGCTAGCTTTGCTAACGATCTCGGTGCTGACTCGCTCGACACTGTAGAACTCGTAATGGCTCTAGAAGAAGAATTCGACATCGAAATTCCTGATGAAGCGGCGGAAGAAATTGCCACTGTGCAAAATGCCGTTGATTACATCAGCAACAAAGCAGCAGCTTAG
- the fabF gene encoding beta-ketoacyl-ACP synthase II, with amino-acid sequence MTNSDRKRVVVTGLGAVTPIGNTLSEYWEGLVSGRNGIGPITLFDPSRHDCRIAGEVKAFDPFQYLDRKDAKRMDRFAQFAVAASKQAIADAQFVINDLNAEQVGVIIGSGVGGIKVLEDQQEVYLTKGPDRCSPFMVPMMIANMAAGLTAIHVGAKGPNSCPVTACASGSNAIGDAFRLIQGGYAQAMICGGAEAAITPLSVAGFASARTLSTRNDDPAHASRPFDRDRNGFVMGEGSGVLLLEELEHALSRGARIYAEMIGYGMTCDAYHMTSPVPGGEGAARAIQLAMKDAGITPEQVSYINAHGTSTPMNDPNETKAIKTALGDHAYKVAVSSTKSMTGHLLGGSGGIEGVATALAVAHDQLPPTINLENPDPACDLDYVPNHSRSHKVDVALSNSFGFGGHNVTVAFRKYVG; translated from the coding sequence ATGACAAATTCTGACCGTAAGCGCGTTGTTGTAACGGGTCTCGGCGCGGTTACACCCATTGGCAACACCTTGTCAGAGTATTGGGAAGGGTTGGTGAGTGGACGCAATGGAATTGGCCCAATCACTCTGTTTGATCCATCTCGGCACGACTGCCGAATTGCTGGAGAAGTTAAAGCATTTGATCCCTTCCAGTACCTAGACCGTAAGGATGCGAAGCGGATGGATCGGTTTGCTCAGTTTGCGGTGGCAGCGAGTAAACAAGCGATCGCTGATGCTCAATTTGTCATCAACGACCTGAACGCAGAACAGGTGGGTGTCATCATCGGTTCCGGGGTCGGTGGCATCAAAGTTCTGGAAGACCAGCAGGAAGTTTATCTGACCAAAGGCCCAGATCGCTGTAGCCCCTTCATGGTGCCGATGATGATCGCCAATATGGCAGCGGGTCTGACCGCGATTCATGTTGGTGCAAAAGGCCCAAACTCTTGCCCCGTAACTGCCTGTGCTTCTGGTTCTAATGCAATTGGCGATGCCTTCCGTTTGATTCAAGGTGGCTATGCCCAAGCCATGATCTGCGGTGGTGCGGAAGCAGCCATTACTCCCCTGTCAGTGGCAGGTTTTGCCTCAGCTCGGACGCTTTCCACCCGGAATGATGACCCTGCTCATGCGAGTCGTCCTTTTGATCGCGATCGCAACGGTTTTGTGATGGGAGAAGGGTCAGGAGTTCTGTTGCTAGAGGAATTAGAGCATGCTCTTAGCCGGGGAGCCCGCATCTACGCCGAGATGATTGGCTATGGCATGACCTGCGATGCTTACCACATGACTTCCCCCGTTCCCGGTGGCGAAGGTGCGGCACGAGCGATTCAACTTGCCATGAAAGATGCTGGGATTACGCCAGAGCAAGTGAGCTACATCAATGCTCATGGCACTAGCACCCCAATGAACGACCCTAATGAGACAAAAGCCATTAAGACTGCTTTGGGCGACCATGCTTACAAAGTGGCAGTCAGCTCTACCAAGTCGATGACGGGACACTTACTGGGTGGTTCAGGTGGCATTGAAGGCGTGGCTACCGCTCTGGCTGTGGCTCACGACCAACTGCCGCCAACCATTAATTTGGAAAATCCCGATCCTGCTTGTGACCTAGACTATGTACCAAATCACAGCCGATCCCATAAAGTTGATGTAGCTTTATCCAACTCCTTTGGGTTTGGTGGTCACAACGTTACGGTAGCATTTAGAAAGTACGTTGGCTGA
- the tkt gene encoding transketolase: MAVATQQSLDELCINSIRFLAIDAVEKAKSGHPGLPMGAAPMAYVLWDRFMRFNPKNPYWFNRDRFVLSAGHGSMLQYALLHLAGYDSVTIEDIKQFRQLDSKTPGHPENFMTPGVEVTTGPLGQGICNGVGLAMAEAHLAGKFNKPDATLVDHYTYVILGDGCNMEGISGEACSLAGHLGLGKLIALYDDNHISIDGSTDVSFTEDVSKRFEAYGWHVLHVADGNTDLDGIAKAIEEAKKVTDKPSFIKVTTTIGYGSPNKANTAGVHGAALGADEIKLTREKLGWSYEPFEVPQDALNHWRKAIERGAQLEDEWNQVLAQYRAKYAGEAAEFERFISNKLPEGWEKSLPVYTPEDKAIATRQTSEKTLNAIAPALPELIGGSADLTHSNLTYIKVSGDFQKGAYENRNLRFGVREHGMGAICNGIALHNSGLIPYCATFLVFADYMRAAIRLSALSQAGVIYVMTHDSIALGEDGPTHQPIETIASLRAIPNLLVMRPADGNETSGAYKVAVEERKRPTLMALSRQALPQLNGSSIEGVAKGAYILSDSEGTPDLILLATGSEVQLCVKAAEQLRAEGKNVRVVSMPCWELFDEQDAAYRESVLPKAVTKRLAVEAASSFGWCRYTGTEGDMISVERFGVSAPGNVALEKFGYTVDNVVTRAKALLG; the protein is encoded by the coding sequence ATGGCTGTCGCAACCCAACAATCACTCGACGAGCTTTGTATTAATTCCATCCGCTTTCTGGCGATTGACGCTGTAGAAAAGGCAAAATCTGGTCACCCAGGGTTGCCGATGGGCGCTGCTCCGATGGCATACGTGCTCTGGGATCGCTTTATGCGGTTCAATCCCAAAAACCCTTACTGGTTCAACCGCGATCGCTTCGTATTGTCGGCAGGCCACGGTTCCATGCTGCAATACGCCCTGCTCCATTTGGCTGGGTACGATAGCGTTACAATCGAAGACATCAAGCAATTCCGCCAGTTGGACTCCAAGACTCCAGGTCACCCCGAAAACTTCATGACTCCTGGAGTTGAAGTCACCACGGGTCCTCTAGGTCAGGGGATTTGTAATGGTGTGGGCTTAGCGATGGCAGAAGCTCACTTGGCAGGTAAGTTCAACAAGCCTGATGCCACCTTGGTTGACCACTACACCTATGTCATCCTCGGTGATGGCTGCAACATGGAAGGGATTTCTGGCGAAGCTTGCTCCTTGGCTGGACACCTCGGCCTCGGTAAGTTGATTGCCCTCTATGACGACAACCATATCTCGATCGACGGTTCTACCGACGTTTCCTTTACTGAAGATGTCTCGAAGCGTTTTGAAGCTTACGGTTGGCATGTACTGCATGTTGCTGATGGCAACACCGACCTAGATGGCATCGCCAAGGCTATTGAAGAAGCGAAGAAAGTCACTGACAAGCCTTCTTTCATTAAAGTCACGACCACTATTGGTTATGGCTCTCCTAACAAAGCCAACACTGCTGGCGTTCACGGTGCGGCGCTCGGTGCCGATGAAATCAAGCTGACTCGTGAAAAGTTGGGCTGGAGCTACGAGCCGTTTGAAGTACCCCAAGATGCACTCAACCACTGGCGCAAAGCTATAGAGCGGGGTGCTCAGCTAGAAGATGAGTGGAATCAAGTTTTGGCTCAATACCGAGCTAAGTACGCGGGTGAAGCGGCAGAATTTGAGCGCTTTATTAGTAACAAGTTGCCCGAAGGTTGGGAAAAGTCTCTACCTGTTTACACTCCCGAAGACAAAGCGATCGCGACTCGCCAAACTTCTGAGAAGACTTTGAATGCGATCGCCCCTGCGCTGCCTGAGTTGATTGGTGGTTCTGCTGACTTAACTCACTCCAACCTCACCTATATCAAAGTATCGGGTGACTTCCAGAAAGGTGCTTACGAAAACCGTAACCTCCGCTTCGGGGTGCGTGAGCACGGCATGGGCGCCATCTGTAACGGGATTGCTCTGCACAACTCTGGTTTGATTCCTTACTGCGCCACCTTCTTGGTCTTCGCAGACTACATGCGGGCAGCGATTCGTCTCTCTGCTCTGTCTCAAGCGGGTGTCATTTATGTCATGACCCACGACTCGATCGCCTTGGGTGAAGACGGTCCTACCCACCAACCCATTGAAACGATCGCATCCCTACGCGCAATTCCTAACTTGCTAGTCATGCGCCCAGCGGACGGTAACGAAACCTCTGGTGCTTACAAAGTTGCGGTAGAAGAGCGTAAGCGTCCAACCCTGATGGCTTTGTCGCGCCAAGCACTGCCCCAACTAAATGGTTCTTCAATTGAAGGCGTGGCTAAGGGTGCATACATCTTGTCTGACAGCGAAGGCACCCCTGACCTGATCTTGCTGGCTACTGGCAGCGAAGTGCAACTTTGCGTCAAGGCTGCTGAGCAGCTCCGGGCAGAAGGCAAGAACGTCCGCGTAGTTTCTATGCCTTGCTGGGAACTGTTTGATGAGCAAGATGCAGCATATCGCGAGTCAGTGCTTCCCAAAGCCGTGACCAAGCGTTTGGCCGTAGAAGCAGCCTCCAGCTTTGGTTGGTGCCGCTATACTGGCACCGAAGGCGACATGATTAGCGTTGAGCGCTTTGGGGTGTCGGCTCCCGGTAATGTAGCGCTAGAGAAGTTTGGTTACACCGTAGACAACGTAGTCACCAGAGCGAAAGCACTGTTGGGCTAA
- a CDS encoding gas vesicle protein GvpG, with protein MFFDLLLAPITGPLAGLTWLGSQIQERVNAEWDDKENLSKRLLALQLAFDMGDVSEEDFEAQEEELLLAIQALEDEAKAAQAD; from the coding sequence ATGTTTTTTGACTTGCTATTAGCACCCATTACTGGCCCCCTGGCAGGTCTAACCTGGCTAGGCTCACAAATTCAAGAACGGGTAAACGCGGAGTGGGACGATAAAGAAAATCTGAGTAAGCGGTTACTGGCTCTGCAATTGGCGTTTGACATGGGCGACGTGTCTGAAGAAGACTTTGAAGCGCAAGAAGAAGAGTTGCTACTAGCCATCCAAGCGCTAGAAGACGAAGCAAAAGCGGCTCAAGCAGACTGA
- a CDS encoding GvpL/GvpF family gas vesicle protein, giving the protein MGTGLYLYGIFPTPGPQHLETQGLDKQPVHTHVLDGFTFLYSEAQQERYLASRRNLLDHEKVLEQAMHAGHRTLLPLQFGLIVEDWRTVTEQLTATQGPKLEQLFHKLDGRREVGVKIFWDAEAEVQALLAQNEQLRTERDRLEGKSLSMDEVIRIGQAIEQAVEARKQSIIQVFRATLNPLASTTSENDPLTEAMIYNAAYLIAWDDEPTFSEEVEALDLQFEGRLRIRYNNFTAPYNFAQLDSSN; this is encoded by the coding sequence ATGGGAACTGGATTGTATTTGTATGGCATCTTCCCTACCCCTGGCCCCCAGCATCTAGAAACCCAGGGTTTAGATAAACAACCTGTTCATACCCATGTTCTAGACGGGTTTACATTTCTCTATTCTGAAGCCCAGCAAGAACGTTATTTAGCCAGTCGTCGCAACTTGCTGGATCATGAGAAAGTGCTGGAACAAGCTATGCATGCAGGCCACCGGACGCTTTTGCCCCTACAGTTTGGTCTGATTGTGGAAGATTGGCGCACCGTCACAGAACAACTTACTGCAACTCAGGGACCCAAATTAGAACAATTGTTCCACAAACTAGATGGCAGAAGAGAAGTTGGTGTAAAAATATTTTGGGACGCTGAGGCTGAGGTACAAGCCCTGTTAGCTCAGAACGAACAGCTACGCACCGAACGCGATCGCTTAGAGGGTAAATCTCTCAGCATGGATGAGGTAATTCGGATTGGTCAGGCGATCGAACAAGCGGTAGAAGCTCGCAAGCAAAGCATTATTCAAGTATTTCGAGCCACCTTAAATCCTCTAGCAAGCACCACCTCAGAAAATGATCCGCTCACAGAAGCCATGATCTACAACGCAGCTTATCTAATTGCTTGGGATGATGAGCCAACCTTTAGTGAAGAAGTAGAAGCTTTGGATTTGCAATTTGAGGGCCGTTTGCGGATTCGCTACAACAACTTCACCGCTCCCTACAACTTCGCTCAACTTGACTCATCCAATTAG